From Heteronotia binoei isolate CCM8104 ecotype False Entrance Well chromosome 12, APGP_CSIRO_Hbin_v1, whole genome shotgun sequence, the proteins below share one genomic window:
- the PDCL gene encoding phosducin-like protein isoform X1, which translates to MMTTLDDKLLGEKLQYYYSSSEDEDSDKEERDEDHDEEHSSHNTAEVELSSDGSAVNTGPKGVINDWRRYKQLETEQREEQCREMERLIKKLSMTCRSHLDEEEDKKKQKELQEKLNGKLTLQEYSMLHEGADDEEFLQQYRKQRMEEMRQQLQSGQQFKQVFEIHSGEAFLDTIDKGHKNTLVMIHIYEDDVPGAEALNGCMICLATEYPMVKFCRVRSSLIGTSTHFTNNALPTLLVYKGGELIGNFVRITDQLGEDFFAVDLEAFLQECGLLPEKDLVLLTSICQASSCYSEDSDLEID; encoded by the exons ATGATGACAACTTTGGATGACAAGCTGCTGGGTGAGAAGCTCCAGTACTACTACAGTAGCAGTGAGGATGAGGACAGCGACAAGGAAGAGCGAGACGAGGACCACGATGAGGAGCACAGCTCCCACAACACTGCTGAGGTGGAGCTGAGCAGTGATGGCAGTGCTGTAAACACAG GTCCTAAAGGTGTCATCAATGACTGGAGGCGGTACAAGCAGCTGGAGACAGAGCAGCGTGAGGAGCAGTGCCGGGAAATGGAGCGGCTCATCAAGAAGCTCTCTATGACCTGCAGATCACACCTGGATGAGGAGGAAGACAAAAAAAAGCAGAAGGAACTTCAGGAGAAGCTGAATGGGAAG CTTACTTTACAGGAGTACAGCATGCTGCATGAGGGTGCCGACGATGAGGAGTTCCTGCAGCAATATCGCAAGCAGCGGATGGAAGAGATGCGGCAGCAGCTGCAGAGCGGGCAGCAGTTCAAGCAAGTGTTTGAGATCCACAGTGGGGAGGCCTTCTTGGACACCATCGACAAGGGGCACAAGAATACACTGGTGATGATCCACATCTATGAGGATGACGTCCCTGGGGCTGAAGCCCTCAATGGCTGCATGATCTGCCTGGCTACTGAGTACCCCATGGTCAAGTTCTGCCGGGTGAGAAGCTCACTGATCGGTACTAGCACTCACTTCACCAACAATGCATTGCCGACCCTTCTGGTCTACAAGGGTGGGGAGCTCATCGGCAATTTTGTGCGTATCACCGACCAGCTGGGCGAAGACTTCTTTGCAGTGGACTTGGAGGCATTCCTGCAAGAATGTGGCCTGCTCCCAGAAAAGGACTTGGTGCTCCTCACCTCCATCTGCCAGGCGTCCTCCTGCTACAGTGAGGACAGTGACCTGGAAATagactga
- the PTGS1 gene encoding prostaglandin G/H synthase 1, which produces MLLSLSVSPGVPSTVNPCCYFPCQHKGICVQVGMEGYECDCTRTGYFGTNCTLPEFWTRLHRALKPSPSFYHFILTHFQWFWNIINNTFIRDTLMRLVLTIRANLIPSPPTYNSAYGYISWEAYANVSYFTRVLPPVPSDCPTPMGAKGPVQLPDAELVAEQFFLRRTFQPDPLGTNLMFAFFAQHFTHQFFKTSGKMGHGFTRALGHGVDLGHIYGDNLERQHKLRLFQDGKLKYQMVNGEMYPPTVMEAPVHMIYPKHIPPEKQLAVGQEVFGLLPGLMMYATIWLREHNRVCDILKKEHPTWDDEQLFQTTRLILIGETIKIVIEDYVQHLSNYYLRLKFDPELLFGVQFQYRNRIAVEFNQLYHWHPLMPDSFIIKNKKYGYDQFVYNTTMLTDYGVEALVEAFSRQQAGQIGGGRNVHSQLLNVAIGVIEESRLLRLQPFNEYRKRFGMQPYMSFQELTGEEEMAAELEEVYGDIDALEFYPGLLVEKRQPNAIFGESMVEIGAPFSLKGLLGNPVCSPEYWKPSTFGGATGFEMVNTASLQKLVCLNVKKCPYVAFRVPESDMEEMAAGSSSGEKQPSSEL; this is translated from the exons TGAATCCATGCTGCTATTTTCCATGTCAACATAAAGGCATATGTGTCCAGGTTGGCATGGAAGGGTATGAATGCGACTGCACCCGGACCGGCTATTTTGGCACGAACTGCACTTTGC CGGAGTTCTGGACGAGGTTGCACCGTGCCCTGAAACCAAGCCCCAGTTTCTATCACTTCATCCTGACCCACTTCCAATGGTTTTGGAACATCATCAACAACACATTTATTCGGGACACGCTGATGCGGTTGGTGCTGACAA TCCGTGCCAATCTCATTCCCAGCCCACCCACCTACAATTCTGCCTATGGATACATcagttgggaagcctatgccaaCGTCAGTTACTTCACTCGTGTCCTCCCACCAGTGCCCAGCGACTGCCCCACTCCTATGGGAGCCAAAG GGCCAGTGCAGCTTCCTGATGCAGAGCTGGTAGCGGAGCAGTTTTTCCTGCGCAGGACATTCCAGCCTGACCCTCTGGGGACAAACTTGATGTTTGCTTTCTTTGCCCAGCACTTCACGCACCAGTTCTTCAAGACATCAGGCAAAATGGGTCATGGTTTCACCCGGGCTCTGGGACATGGG GTGGATCTTGGGCACATCTATGGGGACAATTTGGAGCGCCAGCACAAACTCAGACTCTTCCAGGATGGGAAGCTGAAGTACCAG ATGGTTAACGGGGAGATGTATCCACCTACAGTGATGGAAGCTCCAGTGCACATGATCTATCCAAAGCACATCCCCCCAGAGAAGCAGCTTGCTGTGGGCCAAGAGGTCTTTGGCCTACTCCCGGGCCTCATGATGTATGCCACCATCTGGCTGCGGGAGCACAACCGTGTCTGTGACATACTGAAGAAGGAACACCCAACCTGGGATGATGAGCAGCTGTTCCAGACCACAAGGCTTATCCTCATTG gTGAGACCATCAAAATTGTAATTGAAGACTATGTCCAACATCTCAGTAACTACTACTTACGTCTGAAATTCGATCCAGAGCTCCTTTTTGGGGTGCAGTTCCAATATCGGAACCGAATTGCTGTGGAATTCAACCAGCTCTACCATTGGCACCCACTGATGCCAGACAGCTTTATCATCAAGAACAAGAAGTATGGCTATGACCAGTTTGTCTACAACACCACCATGCTCACAGATTACGGCGTGGAGGCTCTTGTCGAGGCTTTCTCCAGACAGCAAGCTGGGCAG attggaggggggaggaatgtccACAGTCAGCTTCTGAATGTGGCCATTGGGGTCATTGAGGAATCACGCCTGCTGCGCCTCCAGCCCTTCAATGAATACCGGAAGAGATTTGGCATGCAGCCCTACATGTCCTTCCAAGAACTCACAG GGGAAGAGGAGATGGCAGCTGAGCTGGAAGAGGTATATGGAGACATAGATGCCTTGGAATTCTACCCTGGCTTGCTGGTGGAGAAGAGGCAACCCAATGCCATTTTTGGTGAGAGCATGGTGGAGATCGGGGCCCCcttctccttgaaagggctctTGGGGAATCCTGTCTGCTCTCCTGAGTACTGGAAGCCCAGCACATTTGGCGGTGCCACTGGCTTTGAGATGGTGAACACAGCATCACTTCAGAAACTTGTATGTCTGAATGTGAAGAAGTGCCCGTATGTGGCTTTCCGGGTACCAGAAAGTgacatggaggaaatggcagcaggcagcagctctgGGGAGAAGCAGCCATCTTCTGAGCTTTAG
- the PDCL gene encoding phosducin-like protein isoform X2, which produces MMTTLDDKLLGEKLQYYYSSSEDEDSDKEERDEDHDEEHSSHNTAEVELSSDGSAVNTGPKGVINDWRRYKQLETEQREEQCREMERLIKKLSMTCRSHLDEEEDKKKQKELQEKLNGKEYSMLHEGADDEEFLQQYRKQRMEEMRQQLQSGQQFKQVFEIHSGEAFLDTIDKGHKNTLVMIHIYEDDVPGAEALNGCMICLATEYPMVKFCRVRSSLIGTSTHFTNNALPTLLVYKGGELIGNFVRITDQLGEDFFAVDLEAFLQECGLLPEKDLVLLTSICQASSCYSEDSDLEID; this is translated from the exons ATGATGACAACTTTGGATGACAAGCTGCTGGGTGAGAAGCTCCAGTACTACTACAGTAGCAGTGAGGATGAGGACAGCGACAAGGAAGAGCGAGACGAGGACCACGATGAGGAGCACAGCTCCCACAACACTGCTGAGGTGGAGCTGAGCAGTGATGGCAGTGCTGTAAACACAG GTCCTAAAGGTGTCATCAATGACTGGAGGCGGTACAAGCAGCTGGAGACAGAGCAGCGTGAGGAGCAGTGCCGGGAAATGGAGCGGCTCATCAAGAAGCTCTCTATGACCTGCAGATCACACCTGGATGAGGAGGAAGACAAAAAAAAGCAGAAGGAACTTCAGGAGAAGCTGAATGGGAAG GAGTACAGCATGCTGCATGAGGGTGCCGACGATGAGGAGTTCCTGCAGCAATATCGCAAGCAGCGGATGGAAGAGATGCGGCAGCAGCTGCAGAGCGGGCAGCAGTTCAAGCAAGTGTTTGAGATCCACAGTGGGGAGGCCTTCTTGGACACCATCGACAAGGGGCACAAGAATACACTGGTGATGATCCACATCTATGAGGATGACGTCCCTGGGGCTGAAGCCCTCAATGGCTGCATGATCTGCCTGGCTACTGAGTACCCCATGGTCAAGTTCTGCCGGGTGAGAAGCTCACTGATCGGTACTAGCACTCACTTCACCAACAATGCATTGCCGACCCTTCTGGTCTACAAGGGTGGGGAGCTCATCGGCAATTTTGTGCGTATCACCGACCAGCTGGGCGAAGACTTCTTTGCAGTGGACTTGGAGGCATTCCTGCAAGAATGTGGCCTGCTCCCAGAAAAGGACTTGGTGCTCCTCACCTCCATCTGCCAGGCGTCCTCCTGCTACAGTGAGGACAGTGACCTGGAAATagactga